A window of the Gemmatimonadota bacterium genome harbors these coding sequences:
- a CDS encoding glycosyltransferase family 4 protein — MRIVYLHQYFVTPEMSGGTRSYEMARRLVAAGHQVEMVTADSRNGASGGWRVTEEAGIRVHWIAVPYDNRMGRLGRILAFVRFAWSAAWRASRLPADVVFATSTPLTIAIPGMLAAALRRRPFVFEVRDQWPDVPIAIGAIRHPVAVGLARALERLTYRRAQHIVALAPGMREDIIAKGVPPEKVTVIPNGCDNGLFGLDAASESRVREAHAWLGERPLVIFTGTFGEVNGVEYLIRVAGEVGRIAPEVRFALFGAGRDVERVTRLATDLGLLDRTVFLHAPVPKSQLAEWLAAADISSRSSGDLRSSGRTPCRTSSSTRSPPDAPWRVTSMAGGPGSRRRRRSASGEEPGRWRPLPQLVDRLQDGVLVGSRAGSRPRGLGTVRSGQDDPTPKARAPRSRERLDPCDAKGHRP, encoded by the coding sequence GTGAGGATCGTCTACCTGCACCAGTATTTCGTGACCCCTGAGATGTCGGGTGGGACACGGAGCTACGAGATGGCGCGCAGGCTTGTCGCGGCAGGACATCAGGTGGAGATGGTGACCGCGGATTCGCGCAACGGCGCAAGCGGGGGCTGGAGGGTGACGGAGGAGGCGGGGATCCGCGTGCATTGGATCGCCGTCCCGTACGACAATCGGATGGGCCGGCTTGGGCGGATCCTCGCTTTCGTTCGATTCGCGTGGAGCGCTGCGTGGCGCGCGAGCCGCCTGCCCGCTGACGTCGTCTTCGCAACGAGCACCCCACTGACGATCGCCATCCCCGGCATGCTCGCAGCGGCCCTGCGGCGACGCCCGTTCGTGTTCGAGGTGCGCGACCAGTGGCCCGATGTGCCGATCGCAATCGGTGCGATACGACATCCGGTCGCCGTCGGACTCGCGCGCGCGCTCGAGCGCCTCACGTATCGACGAGCGCAACACATCGTCGCACTGGCGCCGGGGATGCGGGAGGACATCATCGCCAAGGGAGTGCCGCCAGAGAAGGTGACGGTCATCCCCAACGGTTGCGACAACGGACTCTTCGGGCTCGATGCCGCCTCGGAATCGCGAGTTCGCGAGGCGCACGCGTGGCTTGGAGAGCGCCCCCTCGTGATCTTCACCGGCACATTCGGTGAGGTCAACGGTGTGGAGTATCTCATTCGGGTCGCCGGGGAAGTGGGGAGGATCGCGCCCGAGGTTCGCTTCGCCCTCTTTGGCGCCGGACGAGACGTCGAGCGAGTGACGCGGCTTGCCACGGATCTCGGCCTGCTCGATCGAACGGTCTTCCTCCACGCGCCGGTGCCGAAATCGCAACTCGCGGAATGGCTCGCCGCGGCGGACATCTCGTCGCGCTCTTCAGGGGACCTGCGGTCGTCTGGAAGGACGCCGTGCAGAACAAGTTCTTCGACGCGATCGCCGCCGGATGCGCCGTGGCGTGTAACTTCGATGGCTGGCGGACCAGGATCGCGGAGGAGGCGCAGGTCGGCTTCCGGAGAGGAACCAGGACGCTGGCGGCCGCTGCCTCAACTCGTTGACCGGTTGCAGGACGGAGTCCTGGTTGGCAGCCGTGCCGGATCGCGCCCGCGTGGATTGGGGACGGTACGGTCGGGACAAGATGACCCGACACCGAAAGCCAGGGCTCCGAGGAGCCGCGAGCGCCTAGATCCCTGTGACGCAAAAGGACACAGGCCCTGA
- a CDS encoding DMT family transporter: MRRLTPARPLPPFASPVTTPHPPRDTPRVLPFVLAAAILGISVSGPLARLSSAAPLAIAAWRLTLALGVIGLFVLGTGSWREYRTLARRDLAVASVAGAMLALHFWSWIASLRYTSVAASVVLVNLHPVVIVAGSALFLHERPTARQLVGIAIAMLGAVVIGYGDAGQGGAVGADALLGDALAVLGAFTVGVYYTAGRSLRQRLSLWPYVALVYGACLVVVLALAFATGVPLWPQPSRDWLLFAGIAVGPMLLGHTGFNWSLRYVPAYVVSLAILAEPVGATLLAAFLPSIAETPSAWTLAGGAVILAGLVVGTIDWTRTTTPVATPAATSPATPPGGD, translated from the coding sequence ATGCGTAGACTGACGCCTGCGCGACCACTGCCCCCCTTCGCGAGTCCCGTGACCACGCCCCATCCGCCGCGCGACACCCCTCGCGTCCTCCCGTTCGTGCTCGCTGCGGCCATCCTCGGCATCTCGGTGAGCGGTCCGCTCGCGCGCCTCTCGTCGGCCGCGCCACTCGCGATCGCCGCCTGGCGCCTCACGCTCGCGCTCGGCGTCATCGGGCTCTTCGTCCTCGGCACCGGGAGCTGGCGGGAGTACCGGACGCTCGCGCGCCGCGATCTCGCGGTCGCGTCGGTCGCGGGCGCGATGCTCGCGCTGCACTTCTGGAGCTGGATCGCCTCGCTCCGCTACACCTCGGTCGCGGCGAGCGTGGTGCTCGTGAACCTGCATCCGGTCGTCATCGTCGCGGGCTCGGCGCTCTTCCTGCACGAACGCCCGACGGCACGGCAGCTCGTCGGGATCGCCATCGCGATGCTCGGGGCCGTCGTCATCGGCTACGGCGATGCGGGGCAGGGTGGCGCCGTCGGCGCCGACGCGTTGCTCGGCGATGCGCTCGCCGTGCTCGGCGCCTTCACCGTGGGCGTCTACTACACGGCGGGTCGTTCGCTCCGGCAACGCCTCTCGCTCTGGCCGTACGTCGCGCTCGTGTACGGCGCGTGCCTCGTCGTGGTCCTCGCGCTGGCGTTCGCGACCGGCGTGCCGCTCTGGCCGCAGCCGTCGCGCGACTGGCTCCTCTTCGCCGGCATCGCCGTCGGCCCCATGCTCCTCGGTCACACGGGCTTCAACTGGAGCCTGCGCTACGTCCCGGCCTACGTCGTGAGCCTGGCGATCCTCGCCGAGCCGGTCGGGGCGACGCTCCTCGCCGCGTTCCTCCCGAGCATCGCGGAGACGCCGAGCGCGTGGACGCTCGCGGGAGGGGCAGTGATCCTCGCCGGACTCGTCGTCGGCACGATCGACTGGACGCGTACGACGACGCCTGTCGCGACGCCTGCCGCGACGTCGCCCGCGACGCCTCCCGGCGGCGACTAA
- a CDS encoding glycosyltransferase produces MDPAPAPRIAVVVDWLAQFGGAELVIQQILAAYPGADLFALFDVMDPEDRARLSAKPATTTFLQHLPDIRGRYRSLLPLMPAAVRGLRLAEYDIVISSHHAVAKGIRRRKGQVHLCYCHSPTRYLWDKRDEYLEDHGIKGVRAAIARRLLDRLQRLDRAAADGVDVFLVNSHYVGDRVRRHYGRDFLVIPPPVDTKFFTPAGDQEPDLYVTASRHVPYKRIDRIIEAFRSLPDRRLVVLGDGPQHARLLQLADGAPNIRLLGERPREELRDWFRRARAFVFAADEDFGIVPLEAQACGTPVIALGKGGALETVRGEAGADRTGLFFADDTPALIADAVRRFEALDPAPSTSACWANADRFNIARFRTDLVAAVDTAWRTRAHA; encoded by the coding sequence ATGGACCCTGCGCCCGCGCCCCGCATCGCCGTCGTCGTCGACTGGCTCGCCCAGTTCGGCGGCGCCGAGCTCGTCATCCAGCAGATCCTCGCCGCCTACCCGGGCGCCGATCTCTTCGCGCTCTTCGACGTCATGGACCCCGAGGACCGGGCCCGTCTCTCCGCCAAGCCCGCCACCACCACCTTCCTCCAGCACCTCCCCGACATCCGCGGCCGCTATCGCTCGCTCCTGCCGCTCATGCCCGCCGCCGTCCGCGGTCTCCGGCTCGCCGAGTACGACATCGTCATCTCCAGCCATCACGCCGTCGCCAAGGGGATCCGCCGTCGCAAGGGTCAGGTCCATCTCTGCTACTGCCACTCGCCCACGCGCTACCTCTGGGACAAGCGCGACGAGTACCTCGAGGACCACGGGATCAAGGGCGTGCGCGCCGCGATCGCGCGGCGGCTGCTCGACCGGCTCCAGCGCCTCGACCGCGCGGCGGCCGATGGCGTCGACGTCTTCCTCGTCAACTCGCACTATGTGGGCGATCGCGTGCGGCGCCACTACGGACGCGACTTCCTCGTCATCCCGCCGCCGGTCGACACGAAGTTCTTCACCCCGGCCGGCGACCAGGAACCCGATCTCTACGTCACCGCGAGCCGGCACGTCCCCTACAAGCGCATCGATCGCATCATCGAGGCCTTCCGGTCCCTGCCGGACCGCCGCCTCGTCGTCCTCGGCGACGGACCGCAGCACGCGCGCCTGCTCCAGCTCGCGGACGGCGCGCCCAACATCCGGCTGCTCGGCGAGCGGCCGCGCGAGGAACTCCGCGACTGGTTCCGGCGCGCGCGCGCCTTCGTGTTCGCGGCGGACGAGGACTTCGGCATCGTCCCGCTCGAGGCGCAGGCGTGCGGCACGCCGGTCATCGCGCTGGGGAAGGGCGGGGCACTCGAGACCGTGCGCGGCGAGGCGGGGGCGGACCGCACGGGGCTCTTCTTCGCCGACGACACGCCGGCCCTGATCGCCGACGCGGTCCGCCGCTTCGAGGCGCTGGACCCCGCGCCGAGCACGAGCGCCTGCTGGGCGAACGCCGACCGCTTCAACATCGCGCGCTTCCGGACGGATCTCGTCGCGGCGGTCGACACGGCCTGGCGCACGCGCGCCCACGCCTGA
- a CDS encoding Gfo/Idh/MocA family oxidoreductase, whose protein sequence is MSVPRSWEGVRGPYFGDMHAMMRQAPVDVVAVLTESGLHAEHVLALAPYGRHVVVEKPMALTLADADAMIRACAEADARLFVVKQNRFNVPVVKLREALDPSRFRKMVLGTVRVRWCRPQSYYDQDAWRGTWALDGGVLTNQASHHVDLLEWMLGDVESVFAMSTTRLAKVETEDTAVVTLRFANGALGVIEATTAARPRDLEGSLSLLGEAATVGSRGSR, encoded by the coding sequence ATGAGCGTGCCGAGAAGCTGGGAAGGAGTTCGGGGTCCGTACTTCGGCGACATGCACGCGATGATGCGGCAGGCGCCGGTGGACGTCGTCGCGGTGCTCACGGAGAGCGGCCTGCACGCCGAGCACGTGCTCGCCCTCGCCCCCTACGGCAGGCATGTCGTGGTGGAGAAGCCGATGGCGCTCACGCTCGCCGACGCCGACGCGATGATCCGCGCGTGCGCCGAGGCGGATGCTCGCCTCTTCGTCGTCAAGCAGAATCGGTTCAACGTCCCGGTGGTCAAGCTCCGTGAGGCGCTGGATCCCAGCCGATTCAGGAAGATGGTGCTCGGAACGGTGAGGGTCCGGTGGTGTCGACCGCAATCGTACTACGACCAGGACGCTTGGCGAGGGACCTGGGCGCTCGACGGCGGCGTCCTGACGAATCAGGCCAGCCACCATGTCGATCTCCTTGAGTGGATGCTCGGGGACGTCGAGTCGGTGTTCGCGATGAGCACGACGCGGCTGGCCAAGGTCGAGACGGAGGACACCGCGGTGGTCACCCTGCGATTCGCGAACGGGGCGCTCGGGGTCATCGAGGCGACGACGGCCGCTCGACCACGGGACCTCGAAGGCTCGCTCTCGCTCCTGGGCGAGGCGGCTACAGTCGGATCGCGGGGTTCGCGGTGA